The window CGCGAACGCGGAGATCGCGCGGCCGTTCCACGAGGCGAGCACCTTCTCGTCACGGGCGGGCCGCGGCCGCGACTCCCGGGCCTCGAACAGCGCGGTGCGGGCCTCAGTCAGGCGCTCGCGGACCTCGTCGACCGCCAGGTCGTGCTCGTCGGCGAGCTCCTCGACCGAGGCCGCGATCGTCGGCACCGTCGTGCCGCGCTCGAAGTTCCCGCCCGACTCGATCCCGTAGCGGTCCTTCGCCAGCGACGCGGCCGGGTCGTCGAGGACCGCGTCGACCTCGGCGGGCGTCCAGACGTAGAAGGCGCCCTCGACGTCGGCGGGCTCTCCTCCGTCGTCGCTCCCGTCCCCACGCCGGCTTTCGGGCGGTGCGCTCCGCGCGTCGAGGGTGCTGAAGAAGCCCCCCTCGTCGTGGCGGAGTTCGCGGTCGAGGAACCCGAGGGTCTCGCTCGCGACGCGGGCGTACGCGGGGTCACCGGTCAGGCGGTACCCGTCGAGGTACACCAAGGGGAGCTCCGCGTTGTCGTACAGCATCTTCTCGAAGTGCGGGACGGTCCACCGCCGATCCGTCGCGTACCGGTGGAACCCGCCGCCGATCTGGTCGTACATCCCGCCGCGGGCCATCCCGTCGAGGGTGCCGGTCGCGGCCGTGAGCGCGGCGTCCCGACCGGTCCGGGCGTAGGCGCGCATGAGCAGGTCGATCCGGCCCGGCATCGGGAACTTCGCGCCGCCGCTTCCGAAGCCGCCGTACTCGTCGTCGTAGCCGCGGATCGCGGCGGCGGCCGCCTCGTCGAGGAGATCGGCGCCGGGCGGTTCCGCGTCGCTCGCGTCGCCGGCGGGGTCCGCCTCCGGCACCGACTCCAGCTCGTCGCGGGCGCTCGTCGCCCACTGCTCGGCGCGCCGCTCCATCTCCTCGCGCTGCTCGGGGTCCGCCCACGAGTCGGCGATGCGCTCGCACAGATCGCGGAACCCCGGCTGGTTCCGCCGCGGCTCGGGCGGGAAGTACGTCCCGACGTAGAACGGCTTCCCCTCGGGCGTGCACCACGCGGAGAGCGGCCAGCCGCCCCCGCCCGTGACGAGCTGGGAAACGGTCATGAACGTGCTGTCGACGTCGGGCCGCTCCTCGCGGTCGACCTTCACCGGCACGAACTCCTCGTTGAGCACCTCGGCGATCCCCTCGTCCTCGAAGCTCTCCTCGGCCATCACGTGACACCAGTGGCAGGAGGAGTAGCCGATGGAGACGAACACCGGGACGTCGTGCTCGCGGGCGCGCTCGAACGCCTCGTCACCCCACGGCTGCCAGTTGACCGGGTTGTCGGCGTGTTGCTGGAGGTACGGGCTCGCCTCCTCGTCGAGGCGGTTCCGCTCCGTCGGCTGTGTCATACCCCCGGTTCGCTCCGGCGAGGCAAAAAGCCGTCACACGACCGGCGGATCAGGAAGCCGGCGCGACTGGTAATGCACGTGTGTGTATATCTCGTCCCAGAGGGGAAAGTAAAGCTTACACTACCGTGCACTCACCCGTCGAGCATGACCGAGACCGTACTCCTCGTCGGCGGCGGCGGACGCGAGCACGCGATCGCCCGCGCGGTCGCCGACGACTGCGCGTTGTACGCCTGCGCGAGCAACCGGAACCCGGGCATCCGTCGGCTGGCGGACGGCTTCGAGACGATCGACGAGACCGACGCCGCGGCGGTCGCCGACTACGCGACCGACGTGGGCGCCGACCTCGCGGTGATCGGCCCCGAGTCCGCGCTGGCGGCGGGCGTCGCGGACGCGCTCGACGACGCCGGCGTGTACGCGTTCGGCCCGCGGGCCGAGGAGGCGCGGCTGGAGACGGACAAGGCGTACCAGCGAGAGTTCATGGAGGAGGCTGACGTCCCCGGCTGCCCGGACTACGCGGTGTTCGACGACATCGAGGCCGCCTGCGACTACATCGACGCCTACGACGGCGACCTCGCGGTGAAGCCCGCCGGGCTCACGGGCGGGAAGGGCGTCAAGGTGATCGGCGACCAGGTCACCGCCGAGGAGGCGAAGGCGTACCTCCGCGACTCCGACTACGACCGCGTCGTCTTGGAGGAGCGACTCGTCGGCGAGGAGTTCACTATCCAGGCGTTCGTCGCGAACACCGACGTGCGGACGACCCCCGCGGTCCAGGACCACAAGCGAGCCTACGAGGGCGACGAGGGGCCGAACACGGGCGGGATGGGCTCGTACTCGGACACGGGCCTCTCGCTGCCGTTCATGACCGATGGCGACTACGAGGCCGCCGTCGACGTGCTCGAGGCCGTCGTCGAGGCGCTCCCCGACTACAAGGGCGTCCTCTACGGCCAGTTCATGCTCACGGACGAGGGGCCGAAGGTCGTCGAATTCAACGCGCGGTTCGGCGACCCCGAGGCGATGAACACGCTGCCGGTGTTAGACACGCCCTTCATCGACGTGCTGACCGCCGCCCGCGACGGCGAGGCGCTTCCCGAGCTCTCCTTCGCCGGCGAGGCGACCGTCTGCAAGTACGCCGTCCCGGACGGCTACCCGGTCGACCCCGACGCGGGCGCTGAGATCGCGGTCGACGAGGAGAGCGTCGGCGACGCGCTCCTCTACTACGCCAGCGTCGACGAGCGCGACGACGGGCTGTACACGACCACCTCGCGGTCGTTCGCCGTCGTCGGCCGCGGCGACTCGATCGCCGCCGCGGAGCGGCAGGCCGAGGCGGGGCTCTCGGCCGCCGGCGACGGGCTCCGGATCCGCCACGACGTGGGGAAGGCCGACCTCGTCGAGCGCCGGATCGAGCACATGAACGAGCTGCGAGAATAGTCGGCTCCGCTCGCTCGCGCCCGCGTTCGACTCGCCGCGTGTCGCTGCCGCGCGTCGACGACCCTTTTACCCGTGCCCGCCGAACGTCCCCTCGTGACTCACGAGGACGGCGGCGCGGCGGCCGAACCGACGAGCTCCGCGGGGGCGACCGCGGTCGACCACGCGGCGGACGACGACTCCCGTACCGACCGACTGGACCGGCGTCCGACGCCCGGGGCGCGCAACTCGCTGTGGTCGTGGCCGGACGCGAAGTCGCCGCTCGCCGTCGTCCGCAACTACGTCGTCATCGTGCTCGCGCGGATCTGCCCGAGCCTCCGGCTGAAAAACTGGCTGTTGCGGCGGATCGGCGTCACGGTCGGCGCCGGCGTGTCGTGGGGGCTGGAGTCGACGCCGGACGTGTTCTGGCCCGAGCGCATCACCGTGGGCGACGACGCCATCGTCGGCTACGACGCGACGCTGCTGTGTCACGAGTTCCTTCAAGAGGAGTACCGCCTCGGCGACGTCGTCGTCGGGGAGAGTGCGATGATCGGGGCGGGCGCGGTCGTCCTCCCGGGCGTCACGGTCGGCGAGGGCGCGCGGGTCGCCGCCAACTCCCTCGTCGCCGCGGACGTCCCGCCGGAGACAACGGTAGCGGGCGTACCGGCCAAGGTCGTGTCGCGGTCAGACGGCGGAGACGACCCCGCCGACGGGACGGCCGACCCGGACGATCCGACCGAGTCGGTCGAATAGCGTTACGCGGCGTCGTCTGTGGACTCGCCGGCGTCGCTCTCGGCGGGGGCCGCGTCCTCGTCGGCGCTCTCGGCCGCGTCATCACCGGCGTTCCCGACGCCGTCCTCCGCGGCGGCGCGCTCCGCCTCGGTGATGTGGGCCTCGGTGCTGACGCTCTCCAGGTCGACGCCGACCTCGCGCGCGACCGCGTCGAGGACGGCCCGCTGCTCGGCCATCTCGTTCTCCAACTGCTGGACGCGCTCTGAGGTGTCGAGCACGGTCGTCTGGGTCTCCTCGACCTCGGCGCGGAGCTCGTTGATCTTCTGGTACGTGCGCTCGGCCTTGTCGGCGAGCGTCTGGATCTTCTTTGCCGTGTCCCCGAATCCCATGTCGGACGCTGGGGGCCCGGGATACGTGGGCTTTTCCGTTCGCCGCGGCCGGACCGGACCCCGGCCGAGCCAGTACTGGCCGCCCCGGGCGACGGTGGACTTTTGCCTGAACCGCCCGAGGTACCGGTATGAGCGTCGAGCGGATCCTGCTGACGAACGACGACGGCATCGACGCCGTCGGTCTCCGCGCCGTGTACGACGCGCTCGCGGTCGACTACGACGTGGTGGCGGTCGCGCCCACGGGCGACCGCTCTTCTATCGGCCGCGCCATCTCCGCCGACGTCGACGTCGCAGAGCACGAGTTGGGGTACGCCGTGGACGGGACCCCTGTCGACTGCGTCGTCGCCGGGGTCGACGAGCTCGTCCCGGACGCCGACCTCGTGATCGCCGGGTGCAACGAGGGGGCCAACCTCGGCGCGTACACCCTCGGGCGCTCCGGGACCGTGTCGGCGGTCGTCGAGGGGGCCTTCTTCGGCGTCCCGGGGATCGCGGCGTCGATGTACGTCCCGGGCGGCGACGACTGGCGGCAGCGGGAGCTGTCGCCCGCGTCGTTCGAGCACGCCGTCCGCGCCACGCGGTTCCTCGTCGAGGAGGCCGCGCCGGCCGGGATCTTCGAGCGGGCCGACTACCTCAACGTCAACGCGCCGATGGCGGAACCGGCCGAGGGCGACGGGGGGAGCGAGGCGACCGCGGACGGGGGCACGGCGGCCGACGCCGCGGCCGACCCCGCGCCGATGCGCGTCACCGCGCCCTCGGAGTGGTACGGAATGGAGGCGACGTCGGACGGCAACGGCGGCGTCTCCATCTCCGACCCGATCTGGGGGCGGATGTCGCCCGCGGAGGTGCCGGACTCCGTCGGCACCGACCGCCGCGCGGTCGTCGACGGCGAGGTGTCGGTCTCGCCGCTGTCGGTGCCGCACGCCGCGGAGCCGGACGCGGGGCTCGACGAGCTCGCGTCGCGGTACGGGAGCGATACGACCGGGGAGTGACCCCGCAGACTACGACTCGTCGGCGCTGACGGTGACCTTCGCCTCGCTGACGACGCGGTCGCCCATCTCGTACCCGGGCTCGTACACCTCGTGGACGGTGCCCTCGGGCTGGTCGCTCTCGACGCGGAGCATCACCTGGTGGCGCCCGGGGTCGACCTCGTCGCCCGGCTCGGGGGCGATGGGCTCGACGCCCTCCTCGGCGAGCACCTCGTCGAACTTCTCCAGCGTCGACTCGACGCCGGGGCGGAGGTCGCTCCCCTCCTCCTGGTCGAGCGCTCGCAGGAGGTCGTTGCGGACCGGGGTGATGCGCTCGACGAGCTGCTCGGAGGCGCGCTCGCGGATCTCGTCCTGCTTGCGCTTGGCGCGCTGCTTGTAGTTGCTGAAGTCCGCCTTCACCCGGGCGAGCTTGCTCGTCAGCTCGTCGACCTCTTCCTCGGCCTCCAGCAGCTCCTCGCGCGTCTCGTCGAGCTCCGCTTCCAGCTCGGCCACCTCCCGCGCGAGCGCCGCGTCGTGCTCGGCGACGGCGGCGGCCAGCGCTTCCCCGCCGCGGGCGTTCGCATCGTCCTCGCCGGACTCCCCGCTCGCTTCCCCGGCGGTCGCCTCCGCCGTGCCGTTCGCGCTCGCCGCGTCGGCCGCGGCGTCGTCGGGGGACTCGACCTCGACGTCGACGGCGTCGTCGTCGCTCATACCCGATCGAAGTCGGTCGGCGTGCATAAGCGTTGCAGAACGCGGCCGCGGGCGGCGGCGCGGAGCGGGTCGCTCGCGCTCGCGGCGTCGGGCGTCTCGACCGGATTTATGAGGCCGGCCGCCGATCGGTCGGGTCGCATGCCACCCCGCCCCTCGACGTTCTCGATCGCCGCCCGCGACCCGGAGACCGACGCCGTCGGCGTCGCCGTCCAGTCGAAGTTCGTCGGCGTCGGCGCGGTCGTCCCGTTCGTCAGCGCTGACGCGGGCGCGATCGCGACGCAGAGCTTCGCGAACGTCGCCTACGGACCCGACGGGCTCGACCTCCTCCGCGAGGGGCGCGACGCCGCCGCGGTCGTCGACGAGCTCACGAGCGCCGACGACGAGGCGCCCTCCCGACAGGTCGGCGTCGTCGGTCTCGACGGCGAGCCGGCCGCGTTCACGGGCGAGGAGTGCCACGACTACGCCGGCGACCTGCAGGGCGAGCAGTACACCGTGCAGGGGAACATCCTGGAGAACGCCGAGACCCTCACGGCGATGGCGGAGGCGTTCGAGGAGACGACCGGCGGGCTCCCGGAGCGTCTCATCGCCGCGCTCCACGCCGGCAACGCGGCTGGCGGCGACAAGCGCGGCGAGCAGTCGGCGGCGCTGTACGTCGCCAAGCCGGAGGGCGGGTACGACGGCCGCAACGACCGGTGGATCGACGTGCGCGTCGACGACCACGAACGGCCGATCGACGAGCTGGAGCGCGTGTTCAAGCTGTACGACGTCACCCTGCTGGAGCGCGAGGCGCCCGACGAGACCCGCGAGCTGACCGGCGACGCGGCGACCGAGGTGGCGGCGATCCTCGCCGACCTCGGCTTCCTCGACGAGAGCGACGCGGCCGAGGGCGACGCGGCCGACGTCGACGCCTTCGGCGAGCCCCACCGGGAGGCGCTGGAGACGTTCCGCGGGATGAACAACTTCGAGAACCACCCGATCCCGGTGTTAGAGGACGCCATCGCCCGCGGCTGGGCCGACGCGGAGGGTGAGGGCGAGGACCGGCTCGTCGACGCGGTGTGGCACGGGCTCTCGCGGCTGGATAGAGTATAAAACGTCCCGCCCTCGAGACCGACCCGCGGGAGTATTTAAATATCGACCACCTAGCGGCGGTTAATGACCGCGCCGAACCGGAACGCGCTGTGGGCGAGGGCGCTCGTGGACGAGCTGGTCGCCGCCGGCGTCGACAGCGTCGTCGTCTCGCCGGGCAGCCGCTCGACGCCGCTGACCATGGCCGCCGCCCGCAGCGACGACCTCCGCGTCTTCTCGCAGTTGGACGAGCGCTCCGCCGCCTACTTCGCGCTGGGCCGCGCCCGGCGGACGGGGAGCGTCACGCCGCTGATCTGCACCTCCGGCACCGCCGCCGCCAACTACCACCCCGCCGTGATGGAGGCGAGCGAGGCCCGCGTCCCCCTGCTCGCGCTCACGGCCGACCGCCCGCCGGAGCTCCGCGACTCGGGGGCCAACCAGACCGCCGACCAGGAGAAGCTGTACGGCGACGCCGTCCGATTTTATAAGGACCTCCCCGAACCGGCGCCGAACGACCGCGCGCTCCGCTCGCTGCGGACCACCGTCTCGCGCGCCGTCGGGACCGCCGAGGGCGCCGACCCGGGCCCGGTGCATCTCAACGTTCCGTTTAAGAAGCCGCTGGAGCCGACGCGGGTGGCGGACGACGTGCCCGCCGACCTCGATCCGGTCGCCGCGACCGGCCGGGACGGCCCCTACGTCGACGTGACGCCGGGGTCGCCGGAGCCGGGAGACGAGGAGTTGCGCGCCCTCGCGAACGAGCTCGCGAGAACCGACCGCGGGCTGATCGTCGCCGGCCCCGCGGACCCGCCCGGACTCGACGCGGAGTCGGTGACGGCGCTGTCGCACGCGACCGGGTTCCCGGTCCTCGCCGACCCGCTCTCCGGCGTCCGGTACGGCGGCCACACTCGGGTCGCGCCAGTGATCGGCGCCTACGATGCCTACCTCTCGGCAGATGTCGCGGGGGAGGACGACGCCGGCGAAGACGGCGGGGCTCCGGACGCCGACGCCGCCGGCTGGACCGACCCCGAACTGGTCCTCCGGCTCGGCGCGTCGCCCACCTCGAAGCGCCTCCGCAAGTACCTCGCCGGCACCGGCGCCGACCAGTACCAGGTCGACCCCGCGGGGCGCTGGCGCGAGGCCGAGTTCGCCGCGACCGACCTCGTCGTCGCCGAGCCGAGCCGCCTCTGTGCCCGGCTCTCGCGGCTGGGAGGCGGGGGCGGCGGCGACCCGGACTGGCGCGCGCAGTGGGAGGCGGCCGACCGCGCCGCCCGGGCGATTCAGGAACGAGAGGCGGCGGACCGCCTCCCGGGAGACGACCCCGTCGGCTTCCACGAGGGCGACGCGCTCCGGGTCGTCGCCGACGCGCTCCCGGACCCGGCGACGCTGTTCGTCTCCAACTCCATGCCCATCCGCGACCTCGACCGGTTCGTCGGGCCGACGACGACGAGCGTCACCGCGCTCGGCAACCGCGGCGTGAGCGGGATCGACGGGATCGTCTCCAGCGCGCTCGGGGCCGGCTCAGCGACGACCGACGACCTCACCCTCGTCGTCGGCGACCTCGCGCTGTACCACGACGCGAACGGCCTGCTTGCGCTCGACCGGTGCGACGTCGACGCGACGGTCGTGCTGATCAACAACGACGGCGGGGGGATCTTCCACGCGCTCCCGATCGAGTCGTTCGAGCCGGAGTTCACGGAGTCGTTCAAGACGCCCCACGGCATCGAGTTCGAGCCGATGGCCGACCTCCACGGGCTCGAGTACGCGCGGGTCGACGCGCGGCCCGAAGCGGTCGGCGACGGGGCCGAAGGGGCGGACGGGGCCGCGGAGGAGGCCGCCGCCGCGCTCGGGGAAGCGTACGCCCGGGCCAAAGAGGCCGACGGCTCGCACCTGATCGAGGTCCGGACAGACGCCGAGTCGAGCCACCGGACGCGCGAGCGGCTCGCGTCCGCGGTCGAGGACGCGGTCCACGGCGACGGGGACTGAGGGGCGACCCGCGCGGCGTCACTCGACCGCGACTCGCGCGGTCGCCGCCGCATCGTGGTCCTCGGCGGTCAGCGACCCGACGACTCGGAACTCTCCCGCCGGCGGGTCCGGCCACGTCCCCTCGTAGGTCGCCGACTCGCCCGGCCCCAGCGTCTCGGTTCCGAGCGCCTGCGTGAACACCCGCCCCTCACCGTGTCGCCAGACGGGGTCGTCGTCTCCCGGCTCGGCGTCGCCCGGCTCGGCGTCGACTCCCTCGTACGCCGCGAAGTCGGCGCGCTGGCCGGTCCGGAACCGGAGCGTGACGGGGTCGTCGCCCTCGTTCGTCACGGTGAGCGCGAGGTCGACTCCCTCGTCGCCGTCGGCGGTCGCGAGCGCGGCGTCGAGCATGCGACCAGATCGCACGGGACGCGATTTAAAAACAGGGCTCGGGCGGGTCCGCCCCTCGGCGACGACGCGCATAAGTCGGGGCTCCCCCTACTGGCGAACGTGCAGGTCGTGGGCTACGAGTCGGGCGAGGGACTCTACGTCGCCAGCGGCGGCGCGGTCGAGTTCGTCGAGGCGGACGCCGGGACGGAGCTCGCGTACGGCCTCGGCGACCGCCGCTGCGCCGGGACCGTCCACGACGGCGAACACGTCGCCTGCGACGCCTCAGACGCCCCCTACTGCGACGCCCACGACAGCGTCTGGGTCTGCGCGCGGTGTACGGGGACGTGTTTAAAAGACGAGATGGACTGTCACGAGGAGCACGCGCTGTACCTCGCCGCGTTCGCGCCCGACGTGTTGAAGGTCGGCGTGACGCGGCTGTGGCGGCTGGAGACGCGGCTCCGCGAGCAGGGCGCGGACCGGGCCGCCCACGTCCGGACCTTCCCGGACGGCCGGGTCGCCCGGCAGGTGGAGGCCGAGCTGGCCGACGGCGACGACCTCGTCGACCGGGTCCGGGTGCCGACGAAGCTCGCCGGGTTCGGGCGCGCGGTCGACGAGTCGGCGTGGGAAGCGCTCCTCGACCGGTTCGACCCGATCGACCGCTTCGCGTTCGACTACGGGCTCGACCTCGCCGACCGCCCGGTCGCGGAGACGATGGCGGCCGGCACGGTGCGCGGCTGGAAGGGCCGGGTGCTGGTGCTCGACCGCGGCGGGTCGACGTACGGGGTCGACGCCCGGGAGCTGGTCGGGTACGAACTCACCGACGAGGTTCCGGGCCGCGAACTGCAGTCGAGCCTGGGGGCGTTCGGCGAGTGACGGAGGGACTCGTGGCGGTCCTGTTCGGTGACCCCTTCGCCGTCATGAACACGATCGGGCTGGTCGCGTTCGCGCTCGTGGGGTCGACGAAGGCGATCCGGGAGGAGTTCGACCTGTTCGGCGTCGCCGTCGTCGGGCTGGCGATGGCGTTCGCCGGCGGGGTGACCCGCGACCTCCTCGTGAACCGCGTCCCGCTCGCCCTCCAGTCGCCGGTCGAGATCGCGCTCGGACTCGTCGGCGTCGGGTTGGCCGTCGGCCTCAGCGTCGCCCTCCAATCGGCCGACACCCACCCGATAACGCTCGTCGCGGACGCGATCGGGCTCGCCGCGTTCGCGACGACCGGCGCGATCGTCGCCGCCGACGCGGGCGTCTCCGCGTTCGGCGTCGTCGCGGTCGCGACGATCAACGCGGTCGGCGGCGGCGCGTTCGCGGACATCCTGCTCGACCGCGCGCCGTTCATTTTGTTCGACGACTTCTACGCGAGCTGCGCGGTGCTGGGCGGGGCGACGTACTGGGCGCTCGGCGCGCTGGGCGGTCTCGGCGGAATCGCCGCCGCCGGCTGTGCGGCGGTGACCGTCGGGAGCCGGCTGGTCGCGGTCGCGTACGGCTGGAGCGTCCCCACCGCCGGGTGGGTCGAGCGGCTCGTCGAGCGCGTCAGCGGCAAGCGGTAGCTCGGACCGGCGAGCGGTGAGCCCTATTTAAAAAGGGCTCAGCTCTCGAACCCGTTCTCCGCGACGAGCGCCCTGACGCCGGCGTACGCGACCGCCGCGATACCGACGTAGGCGACGACGAGGGCGGTCGTCGTCGCGTCCGCGCTGTCGATCGCGAGCCGCGCGACCGCGTTCGCGGGCCCGCCGGCCATCGCCGTGGCGCCGCCGAACAGGACGAGGACCCCGACCGAGTAGAGGAACTGGGCAGCCCGGCGGTCGGGCGCGAGCGCGGAGATGGCGACCGCCAGCGCGACGACGAGCGTCGTCAGCGCGGTCATCAGCGCGAGGATCGACGGGACGTTGGCGACGGGCGTCCCGTTCGCGCGGAGCAGGAGCAGCCACAGCAGCGCCTGTCCGGGGGCGATCGCGACCGCGGCGAGCGCCTTGCCGTCGACGATCTCCCCCAGCGTGACCGGGGCGACGCGGAGCAGTTCGAGCGTCCCCTCGTCGATCTCCTCGGTGATCGAGTCGACCACGAGCGACCCGGAGATGAAGACGGGGAGGAAGACGAGAACCGGGATCAACACGGTGTAGGTGAACGTGAAGTACGGGCTGGAGCCGGTCCGCTCCGGGAGCGGAAGCGGCGACTCGCTGAGGGACGCGGCGCGGTCGGCGCGCTCGTTCAGCTCGTAGGTCCGCAGCAGCTCCCGGAGCTGGACGACGATCACGGTGGTCTCGACGGTCGCGTCCGGCGCCGTGACCGTGGCCGAGATCCGCCCCTCGTCGTGCCGGTTCACCACGACCACCGCGTCGGCGGCGTTGCGGTCGAAGGCGAGCCGCGCGGCGGCGGCGTCCTCGTACGGGGTGACCGAGGCCCCCTCGACCTCGCTCGCGGCGCGTTCGAGGTCGCTCACGGCGTCGCCCGCGCCGGCCACCTCCACCTCCGCGCCGCCGAGCGCGCCGGGGTCGTACATCGAGACGAGCCCGACCACGAGGAACGACGAGAACGCCGCGATGAACAGCTGGATCGCGACCGCGAGCAGGATCGTCTTCTCCGCGCGCAGGCCCGCCAGCTCGCGGCCGGCGATCGTCAGGCGGCTGCTCTTTCCGGCGGTCGTCGCCCCGCCTTCACCCTCACCCATGGATGCTCACCACCCCGAAGTTGTACGCGGCGTGGAGCAGCGTCGCCAGCGCCAGCGTCAGGACGTAGTACGTCCGGTTCCGGCTCGCGCCCACCGCGGCGACGGTCGTCGCGAACCCGTGGAGCAGGAGGGGCGCGAACAGCAGCGCCGCGACGGCGACCGGGGAGAGCCCCTCGACGCCGGCGACGCTCCCGAACGCGGCTCGGCCGACGTACAGGTCGGTGAGCCCGACCGCCTGCACGACCGCCGTGGCCTTCTCGGCGAGGAAGAAGCCGACCGCGGAGGCGAGCCCGACCGCGACGGCGACCCGGTCGGCCCGGGCGAAGACGCCGCGCTCGAACCCGGCGTAGAGGTGGACGCTTTTCGCGACCTCCTCGATGAAGGCGATGGTCACGAGCAGCACGGGGATCGACACCGTCACCGGCAGTGCGAACAGCGTCGCGACCGCCAGCAGCTCCGCGACGAACACGAAGGGGATCGTGAAGGCGGTGAGGAGCGCGACCGACCCGAGCGCGCGGATCCGCCGACGGTCGACGAGGTCGGCGAGGACGACGTCCTCTATCGCCGAGAGCCGCACCGCGAGCGCGTCGAGGAGCTTCCGCGCCACGGGCTTCTGGGTGAACATGTCTTCCTCGCGGTACACCCCGAGCCCGAGCCCGAACAGGAGGGCGGCGCCGAGCGCCATCGGCCCGGTCGAGAAGAGGGCCTCGCCGACCGAGACGGCCTCCCCTTGCAGGTCGAAGACGACGAGCGTCAGCGGCGACACCAGTGCGACGGGCGTTACGTTGGTGAAGATGGCCGGCACGAAGGCGTACGTCGTCAGGAGCACGCTGACGCCGACCGTGACGAAGGTGAGCTCCTTGAACGACCGCGCGAACATCGCGCCGACGAACGTGGCCGCGAGGAAGGTCAGCGCCACCGGAAGCACGGCGATCACCGAGAGGGGGCCGCCCCCCACGGCGGCCGCGATGAGCGTCGTGACGAGCAGCGCGGCCGCGACGTACGGCAGCGTCTTCCCGGCGACGATGTCGACCGGCGAGAGCGGCGTGACGAGCAGCGGCTCCCCCCGCCGGTTCGTGCGCTCGTCGAGAATCGAGGAGCCGTACGCCTGGATGAGGAAGTTCATCGGGACGAGGAAGACAAACGCGAGAAGCAGCGAGACGAACGGGAACGGCGGGGAGATCGACCCCGGCGACCCGACCGTGTCGGCGCCGAACGCCGCGCCGCCGACAGAGGGGACCGCGAGGCCGTCGCCGGCGGTGTCGTCGGCCGTCACCGGGTCTCCGCTACCGTCCGCGTCGCCGCCCTCCGAGTCGCCGTCGCTCCCGCCGCCGTCGGTGGAGCCGTCTCCGCCGCCGGATCCGTCCCCGCTTTCGCTGTCGCCCCCGCTACCGCCGTCGTCCTCGCCGAGCGTCGAGCCGTCGTCGAGCCCGCTCGTCCGACCGACGTACTGGAGGGTGACGGTGATCGGGAAGGCGGCGGTCGCGTTCTCCTCGGCGGCCATCAGCCGCTCGTTGTGCGCCTCGACGGCCTCGCGGAACTCGGCGGCCGCGGCCTCGCCCTTCCGCGTGTCGCTGGCCCGGACGGCGACGGTCTCGACCGCGCCGGTCCGGCTCCCGCCGCCGTCGAACACGACGAGGTCGGCCGTGTCGCCGAGTTCGGCCCCCTCGACGGGGACCGGCGTCAGCGCCGGCGCCTCCTCGACCGCGTCCGCGTACGGGGAGTCGCCGTCGACGGCGACCCGGTAGACGTCGCGGTCGACGTCGAGCCCGACCGCTCCGGCCGCGAGCCCCCCGCCGAGGACGCCGCCGGCGACGAGCAGGAGCGCGAGCGCCGCGAGCAGCGTGCGGCGGTCGACGCCGCCGCCGGCGCGGGCGACCTCCCAGCGGGCGACCCGGAGGACCCTCCGGAGCCGGTCGATCACTCGGCCCCCTCCGGCGGCCCCGCGGGGCGTTTCTCGTCGTCGCCTCCGGTATCGTCGTCCGTCTCATCGACCGGCCCGCCGCCGGCCGCGTACCGTCCGGGCATCGGTCGCCCGACGATGTCGAGGAACACGTCCTCCAAGCTGGGTTCGCGGGTGCGGATGTCGACGACCTCGCCGCCGGCGTCGGCGGCCGCCGCCCGGACCGCCTCGACCGCGTCCATGTCCGGTACGACGGTGCGGAACCGGTCGCCGACCTCCTCGGTCGCGGCGCCCGGGTCGTCGAGC is drawn from Halorubrum sp. CBA1229 and contains these coding sequences:
- a CDS encoding ABC transporter permease encodes the protein MIDRLRRVLRVARWEVARAGGGVDRRTLLAALALLLVAGGVLGGGLAAGAVGLDVDRDVYRVAVDGDSPYADAVEEAPALTPVPVEGAELGDTADLVVFDGGGSRTGAVETVAVRASDTRKGEAAAAEFREAVEAHNERLMAAEENATAAFPITVTLQYVGRTSGLDDGSTLGEDDGGSGGDSESGDGSGGGDGSTDGGGSDGDSEGGDADGSGDPVTADDTAGDGLAVPSVGGAAFGADTVGSPGSISPPFPFVSLLLAFVFLVPMNFLIQAYGSSILDERTNRRGEPLLVTPLSPVDIVAGKTLPYVAAALLVTTLIAAAVGGGPLSVIAVLPVALTFLAATFVGAMFARSFKELTFVTVGVSVLLTTYAFVPAIFTNVTPVALVSPLTLVVFDLQGEAVSVGEALFSTGPMALGAALLFGLGLGVYREEDMFTQKPVARKLLDALAVRLSAIEDVVLADLVDRRRIRALGSVALLTAFTIPFVFVAELLAVATLFALPVTVSIPVLLVTIAFIEEVAKSVHLYAGFERGVFARADRVAVAVGLASAVGFFLAEKATAVVQAVGLTDLYVGRAAFGSVAGVEGLSPVAVAALLFAPLLLHGFATTVAAVGASRNRTYYVLTLALATLLHAAYNFGVVSIHG